The window CAACCGCTGCCGCCCGCGACGACGGAGCGACGTGGTTCGCCCGCTCGCATCACATCGAGTATCTCCGCCCCGCCTACGTCGGCGAAGTCATCGAAGCCGCCACCTGCATCGTCACTGCCAAGCGCGCCACCTCGACCCGCCGTTACCGTTTCACCCGCCTCTCCGACGGCGTGGTGCTCGCACAGGGGGAAACCGAGTGGGTCTACGTCTGCGCGGAAACAGGGCGGCCGCGCTCGATTCCCGAGAGCGTGCGCTTGTGTTTCCCGCTCGCCGATCTCGGCTAGCGGCATTCGGCGTTCGATTTCCCCTCGGGTTCGCGCTACGTTATTTCTCCGAAGGGAACCGCCATGTCCGACACGCCTCAACCCCGGCCACCTGCCGCCTTTGCGACGCGGGCCATTCACGCAGGGGAGCACCCCGATCCCGTCACCGGAGCGTCCGCGCCCAACCTC of the Terrimicrobium sacchariphilum genome contains:
- a CDS encoding acyl-CoA thioesterase, producing MTPTDTPGILTRRIEVPSSAIDANGHVNNVVFVQWMQDVAIQHANDSGATAAARDDGATWFARSHHIEYLRPAYVGEVIEAATCIVTAKRATSTRRYRFTRLSDGVVLAQGETEWVYVCAETGRPRSIPESVRLCFPLADLG